Proteins encoded within one genomic window of Rhododendron vialii isolate Sample 1 chromosome 1a, ASM3025357v1:
- the LOC131300527 gene encoding disease resistance protein RPV1-like isoform X1, with amino-acid sequence MDASWAEGCSSSSIPILPQRIYHVFVSFRGVDTRKNFTSHLFAALEDNGFRTFRDDKELKRGEYISDELAKAIEGSRMSLIVFSKDYAGSRWCLDELVRIMNCRETLKQIVVPIFYDVVPSKVRKQMGVLQRAFAEHEKHFREESDGKVEKWRVALTEAANLSGRHLLNEANGDEAELIKMIIKDVREKVNPTHLNVPYHQVGLELRVAKLNASLNKESNCVRIVAIWGMGGIGKTTIAKGLYNLIQHKFERSGFLANVRETLQRPNGLDELQKKLLSAILKRTHKVSNFHEGIEVIKKEAFSQKKVLLVLDDVDNVQQLEALAINRDFFAPGSRIIITTRDKSSLKILELGENEIYGPEKLDEDESLELFSWHAFKEDHPPEVHLDLSRQIGHYAGGLPLALEVLGSYFYGQSIPQWESAIAKLRKILDDDVQGKLNISLKISFDSLSEQLKKLFLDMACFFVGISRDFTVKILEGCNIFAEDGIRKLVDRCLIKYDHHDQIVMHDMIIDMAREIVRQESFEDPGKRSRLWYLDDVLEVLRDGTGTEAVKGLILNATNVQVNTKPLEKMDRLWYCEHILEVRRDGMGTEVVEGRLPDFNDPKDVQVNAKAFEKMNNLWLLHLDYVYLTAGYEHISKRLLWLSWKGFPLDCIPWNFSMEKLVALDLRYSSLKKVWNGNMNLGKLKFLYLGHCHYLTRTPDFSGLYSLEELLLNDCKSLVEVDESIRCLNKLVVLDMKNCTKLRKLPYGIWMLKYLKLLDLSGCSELGNLAVFKGPLHKLWCLFFSSWTMPRKGVSSFGFPLTPVQASGCLTELNLENCHLSHLPGEMGNLISLRTLHLTQNKLSILPDSICNLICLEHLSLDDNNLSHLPCGIGRLTSLKVLDLARNSLCTLPDTIDGLVSLMSLDIEENNICTIPDSVGNIPSLWDIRLNNCANLRSLPKLPTCRSVYAMCCPSLESLPLEFDQLGWWRADYSESNKLAENNYLTSLLKQLPKCKGLSELQHKVEIIVPAGDEEIRNWFPCHDGTGLNVSFVVPHSPYVKQKLLGWILRVLVWTPRQAHWKLLGFHYLEVICNKIKKKVSVVPALHFNRSDVYHRVWLLYIPQGYAGLHLQGGDEVEISISADPETPVKNWAIDLIYKADEIHKATDTLYQVVSI; translated from the exons ATGGATGCCTCGTGGGCAGAAGGATGTTCTTCCTCTTCCATACCCATATTACCGCAAAGGATATACCACGTTTTTGTGAGTTTCAGAGGTGTCGATACTCGTAAAAACTTTACCAGCCATCTGTTTGCTGCTTTAGAGGACAATGGTTTTCGCACATTCAGGGACGACAAAGAGCTCAAAAGAGGAGAATATATTAGCGATGAGTTAGCGAAAGCAATTGAGGGCTCTAGAATGTCGTTAATAGTGTTCTCAAAAGACTATGCTGGGTCGAGGTGGTGCCTTGATGAACTTGTGAGGATCATGAATTGCAGGGAGACTTTGAAACAGATTGTCGTGCCCATCTTTTATGATGTTGTTCCATCTAAAGTGCGGAAGCAGATGGGGGTTCTTCAACGAGCATTTGCCGAGCATGAAAAGCATTTTAGAGAGGAATCGGATGGCAAGGTGGAAAAGTGGAGGGTAGCTCTTACTGAAGCTGCTAATTTATCAGGTCGGCACTTACTGAATGAGGCCAACGG AGATGAAGCTGAGTTAATTAAGATGATCATTAAAGATGTTAGAGAAAAAGTAAATCCAACACATCTAAATGTTCCATACCACCAAGTTGGACTAGAGCTTCGTGTTGCAAAGCTCAATGCATCGCTGAACAAGGAATCCAATTGTGTTCGCATTGTTGCCATATGGGGCATGGGTGGAATTGGCAAGACTACAATTGCAAAAGGACTGTATAATCTCATCCAACACAAGTTTGAACGTAGCGGTTTTCTTGCGAATGTCAGAGAAACTTTGCAGCGACCGAATGGTTTGGATGAGTTACAAAAGAAACTTCTTTCGGCTATATTAAAAAGAACTCATAAAGTAAGTAATTTTCATGAAGGCATTGAGGTTATAAAGAAGGAAGCTTTCAGTCAAAAAAAGGTTCTTCTTGTTCTGGATGACGTGGATAATGTCCAACAATTGGAGGCACTAGCCATAAATCGAGATTTCTTCGCTCCTGGAAGCAGAATCATCATAACAACAAGAGATAAGTCTTCGCTAAAAATTCTTGAATTGGGTGAGAATGAGATATATGGGCCAGAGAAATTGGACGAGGACGAATCCCTTGAGCTCTTCAGTTGGCATGCCTTTAAGGAAGACCACCCTCCAGAAGTCCATTTGGACCTTTCACGCCAAATTGGGCATTATGCTGGAGGGCTTCCGTTAGCTCTTGAAGTTTTGGGTTCCTATTTCTATGGCCAGAGCATACCTCAATGGGAAAGCGCAATagcaaaattaagaaaaattcttGATGATGATGTTCAGGGAAAACTTAACATAAGTCTTAAGATTAGTTTTGATTCACTAAGCGAGCAACTGAAGAAGTTGTTCCTTGATAtggcatgtttttttgttggaataaGTCGAGATTTTACAGTAAAAATATTGGAAGGCTGCAACATTTTCGCAGAAGACGGGATTCGGAAACTAGTCGATCGGTGTCTCATAAAATACGACCATCATGACCAAATTGTGATGCATGATATGATTATAGACATGGCCAGAGAAATCGTCAGGCAAGAATCTTTTGAGGATCCTGGAAAGCGTAGCCGATTGTGGTATCTTGACGATGTCCTCGAAGTTCTGAGAGATGGCACG GGAACTGAAGCAGTTAAAGGCCTCATCCTAAATGCTACAAATGTTCAAGTGAATACAAAGCCACTTGAAAAGATGGACAGACTGTGGTATTGTGAGCATATCCTTGAGGTTCGAAGAGATGGCATG ggAACTGAAGTAGTTGAAGGTCGCCTTCCAGACTTTAATGATCCAAAAGATGTCCAAGTGAATGCTAAGGcatttgaaaaaatgaacaACCTCTGGCTGCTTCATCTCGATTATGTCTATCTAACTGCTGGTTATGAACATATTTCTAAAAGGCTATTATGGCTAAGCTGGAAAGGGTTCCCTTTGGATTGTATACCTTGGAATTTTTCTATGGAGAAGCTAGTTGCTCTCGATTTGCGTTATAGCAGCCTGAAAAAAGTTTGGAATGGAAACATG AATCTGGGCAAACTGAAGTTCCTTTACCTCGGTCACTGCCATTACCTAACCAGAACCCCCGACTTCTCTGGACTCTACTCTCTTGAGGAACTGTTGCTTAATGATTGCAAAAGTTTGGTGGAAGTCGACGAGTCTATTAGATGTCTAAACAAACTTGTTGTCCTGGATATGAAAAACTGTACAAAACTTCGGAAGCTTCCCTATGGCATTTGGATGTTGAAATATCTCAAACTTCTTGACCTCTCTGGCTGTTCCGAGCTAGGAAACTTAGCTGTATTTAAAGGACCGCTGCATAAATTATGGTGCTTATTCTTCTCGTCTTGGACAATGCCAAGAAAGGGTGTGAGTTCTTTTGGGTTTCCACTTACCCCTGTCCAAGCCTCCGGTTGCTTAACGGAATTAAATCTGGAAAACTGTCATTTGTCCCATCTACCAGGTGAGATGGGGAATCTAATCTCATTACGGACTCTGCATCTTACCCAAAACAAGTTGAGTATCTTGCCGGATAGTATCTGTAACCTTATTTGCTTGGAGCATTTGAGTTTGGACGACAACAATCTATCACATCTGCCTTGTGGAATTGGGAGGTTGACCTCGTTAAAGGTTTTGGATCTTGCAAGAAACAGTTTATGTACCCTACCGGATACCATTGATGGGTTGGTCTCATTAATGTCATTGGATATTGAGGAAAATAATATTTGCACCATACCAGATAGTGTCGGTAACATTCCTAGCTTGTGGGACATCCGATTGAATAATTGTGCAAATCTCCGATCTCTTCCAAAGCTTCCAACATGTCGTTCTGTGTATGCAATGTGTTGCCCATCATTAGAAAGCCTGCCACTTGAATTTGATCAGCTAGGGTGGTGGAGGGCGGACTATTCGGAATCCAATAAATTAGCTGAGAACAATTATTTAACTAGTCTCTTAAAACAACTCCCCAAGTGTAAG GGGCTCTCTGAACTTCAGCATAAAGTTGAAATTATAGTTCCAGCAGGGGATGAGGAGATTCGTAATTGGTTCCCGTGCCATGATGGTACAGGCCTAAATGTATCTTTTGTGGTGCCGCATTCTCCTTATGTGAAGCAGAAATTGTTGGGTTGGATTCTACGCGTTTTAGTCTGGACTCCCCGACAAGCACATTGGAAATTATTGGGCTTTCATTATCTAGAGGTGATctgcaataaaataaaaaagaaagtatcAGTAGTACCGGCTTTGCACTTCAATCGCTCCGATGTATATCATCGTGTGTGGCTTCTGTATATACCACAGGGTTACGCAGGATTGCACTTACAAGGCGGTGATGAAGTGGAGATCTCAATATCTGCAGATCCTGAAACACCGGTAAAGAATTGGGCGATTGATCTGATTTACAAGGCTGATGAGATTCACAAGGCCACCGACACCTTGTACCAAGTGGTGTCAATTTAG
- the LOC131300527 gene encoding disease resistance protein RPV1-like isoform X2 — MDASWAEGCSSSSIPILPQRIYHVFVSFRGVDTRKNFTSHLFAALEDNGFRTFRDDKELKRGEYISDELAKAIEGSRMSLIVFSKDYAGSRWCLDELVRIMNCRETLKQIVVPIFYDVVPSKVRKQMGVLQRAFAEHEKHFREESDGKVEKWRVALTEAANLSGRHLLNEANGDEAELIKMIIKDVREKVNPTHLNVPYHQVGLELRVAKLNASLNKESNCVRIVAIWGMGGIGKTTIAKGLYNLIQHKFERSGFLANVRETLQRPNGLDELQKKLLSAILKRTHKVSNFHEGIEVIKKEAFSQKKVLLVLDDVDNVQQLEALAINRDFFAPGSRIIITTRDKSSLKILELGENEIYGPEKLDEDESLELFSWHAFKEDHPPEVHLDLSRQIGHYAGGLPLALEVLGSYFYGQSIPQWESAIAKLRKILDDDVQGKLNISLKISFDSLSEQLKKLFLDMACFFVGISRDFTVKILEGCNIFAEDGIRKLVDRCLIKYDHHDQIVMHDMIIDMAREIVRQESFEDPGKRSRLWYLDDVLEVLRDGTGTEAVKGLILNATNVQVNTKPLEKMDRLWYCEHILEVRRDGMGTEVVEGRLPDFNDPKDVQVNAKAFEKMNNLWLLHLDYVYLTAGYEHISKRLLWLSWKGFPLDCIPWNFSMEKLVALDLRYSSLKKVWNGNMNLGKLKFLYLGHCHYLTRTPDFSGLYSLEELLLNDCKSLVEVDESIRCLNKLVVLDMKNCTKLRKLPYGIWMLKYLKLLDLSGCSELGNLAVFKGPLHKLWCLFFSSWTMPRKGVSSFGFPLTPVQASGCLTELNLENCHLSHLPGEMGNLISLRTLHLTQNKLSILPDSICNLICLEHLSLDDNNLSHLPCGIGRLTSLKVLDLARNSLCTLPDTIDGLVSLMSLDIEENNICTIPDSVGNIPSLWDIRLNNCANLRSLPKLPTCRSVYAMCCPSLESLPLEFDQLGWWRADYSESNKLAENNYLTSLLKQLPKCKGLSELQHKVEIIVPAGDEEIRNWFPCHDGTGLNVSFVVPHSPYVKQKLLGWILRVLVWTPRQAHWKLLGFHYLEGYAGLHLQGGDEVEISISADPETPVKNWAIDLIYKADEIHKATDTLYQVVSI, encoded by the exons ATGGATGCCTCGTGGGCAGAAGGATGTTCTTCCTCTTCCATACCCATATTACCGCAAAGGATATACCACGTTTTTGTGAGTTTCAGAGGTGTCGATACTCGTAAAAACTTTACCAGCCATCTGTTTGCTGCTTTAGAGGACAATGGTTTTCGCACATTCAGGGACGACAAAGAGCTCAAAAGAGGAGAATATATTAGCGATGAGTTAGCGAAAGCAATTGAGGGCTCTAGAATGTCGTTAATAGTGTTCTCAAAAGACTATGCTGGGTCGAGGTGGTGCCTTGATGAACTTGTGAGGATCATGAATTGCAGGGAGACTTTGAAACAGATTGTCGTGCCCATCTTTTATGATGTTGTTCCATCTAAAGTGCGGAAGCAGATGGGGGTTCTTCAACGAGCATTTGCCGAGCATGAAAAGCATTTTAGAGAGGAATCGGATGGCAAGGTGGAAAAGTGGAGGGTAGCTCTTACTGAAGCTGCTAATTTATCAGGTCGGCACTTACTGAATGAGGCCAACGG AGATGAAGCTGAGTTAATTAAGATGATCATTAAAGATGTTAGAGAAAAAGTAAATCCAACACATCTAAATGTTCCATACCACCAAGTTGGACTAGAGCTTCGTGTTGCAAAGCTCAATGCATCGCTGAACAAGGAATCCAATTGTGTTCGCATTGTTGCCATATGGGGCATGGGTGGAATTGGCAAGACTACAATTGCAAAAGGACTGTATAATCTCATCCAACACAAGTTTGAACGTAGCGGTTTTCTTGCGAATGTCAGAGAAACTTTGCAGCGACCGAATGGTTTGGATGAGTTACAAAAGAAACTTCTTTCGGCTATATTAAAAAGAACTCATAAAGTAAGTAATTTTCATGAAGGCATTGAGGTTATAAAGAAGGAAGCTTTCAGTCAAAAAAAGGTTCTTCTTGTTCTGGATGACGTGGATAATGTCCAACAATTGGAGGCACTAGCCATAAATCGAGATTTCTTCGCTCCTGGAAGCAGAATCATCATAACAACAAGAGATAAGTCTTCGCTAAAAATTCTTGAATTGGGTGAGAATGAGATATATGGGCCAGAGAAATTGGACGAGGACGAATCCCTTGAGCTCTTCAGTTGGCATGCCTTTAAGGAAGACCACCCTCCAGAAGTCCATTTGGACCTTTCACGCCAAATTGGGCATTATGCTGGAGGGCTTCCGTTAGCTCTTGAAGTTTTGGGTTCCTATTTCTATGGCCAGAGCATACCTCAATGGGAAAGCGCAATagcaaaattaagaaaaattcttGATGATGATGTTCAGGGAAAACTTAACATAAGTCTTAAGATTAGTTTTGATTCACTAAGCGAGCAACTGAAGAAGTTGTTCCTTGATAtggcatgtttttttgttggaataaGTCGAGATTTTACAGTAAAAATATTGGAAGGCTGCAACATTTTCGCAGAAGACGGGATTCGGAAACTAGTCGATCGGTGTCTCATAAAATACGACCATCATGACCAAATTGTGATGCATGATATGATTATAGACATGGCCAGAGAAATCGTCAGGCAAGAATCTTTTGAGGATCCTGGAAAGCGTAGCCGATTGTGGTATCTTGACGATGTCCTCGAAGTTCTGAGAGATGGCACG GGAACTGAAGCAGTTAAAGGCCTCATCCTAAATGCTACAAATGTTCAAGTGAATACAAAGCCACTTGAAAAGATGGACAGACTGTGGTATTGTGAGCATATCCTTGAGGTTCGAAGAGATGGCATG ggAACTGAAGTAGTTGAAGGTCGCCTTCCAGACTTTAATGATCCAAAAGATGTCCAAGTGAATGCTAAGGcatttgaaaaaatgaacaACCTCTGGCTGCTTCATCTCGATTATGTCTATCTAACTGCTGGTTATGAACATATTTCTAAAAGGCTATTATGGCTAAGCTGGAAAGGGTTCCCTTTGGATTGTATACCTTGGAATTTTTCTATGGAGAAGCTAGTTGCTCTCGATTTGCGTTATAGCAGCCTGAAAAAAGTTTGGAATGGAAACATG AATCTGGGCAAACTGAAGTTCCTTTACCTCGGTCACTGCCATTACCTAACCAGAACCCCCGACTTCTCTGGACTCTACTCTCTTGAGGAACTGTTGCTTAATGATTGCAAAAGTTTGGTGGAAGTCGACGAGTCTATTAGATGTCTAAACAAACTTGTTGTCCTGGATATGAAAAACTGTACAAAACTTCGGAAGCTTCCCTATGGCATTTGGATGTTGAAATATCTCAAACTTCTTGACCTCTCTGGCTGTTCCGAGCTAGGAAACTTAGCTGTATTTAAAGGACCGCTGCATAAATTATGGTGCTTATTCTTCTCGTCTTGGACAATGCCAAGAAAGGGTGTGAGTTCTTTTGGGTTTCCACTTACCCCTGTCCAAGCCTCCGGTTGCTTAACGGAATTAAATCTGGAAAACTGTCATTTGTCCCATCTACCAGGTGAGATGGGGAATCTAATCTCATTACGGACTCTGCATCTTACCCAAAACAAGTTGAGTATCTTGCCGGATAGTATCTGTAACCTTATTTGCTTGGAGCATTTGAGTTTGGACGACAACAATCTATCACATCTGCCTTGTGGAATTGGGAGGTTGACCTCGTTAAAGGTTTTGGATCTTGCAAGAAACAGTTTATGTACCCTACCGGATACCATTGATGGGTTGGTCTCATTAATGTCATTGGATATTGAGGAAAATAATATTTGCACCATACCAGATAGTGTCGGTAACATTCCTAGCTTGTGGGACATCCGATTGAATAATTGTGCAAATCTCCGATCTCTTCCAAAGCTTCCAACATGTCGTTCTGTGTATGCAATGTGTTGCCCATCATTAGAAAGCCTGCCACTTGAATTTGATCAGCTAGGGTGGTGGAGGGCGGACTATTCGGAATCCAATAAATTAGCTGAGAACAATTATTTAACTAGTCTCTTAAAACAACTCCCCAAGTGTAAG GGGCTCTCTGAACTTCAGCATAAAGTTGAAATTATAGTTCCAGCAGGGGATGAGGAGATTCGTAATTGGTTCCCGTGCCATGATGGTACAGGCCTAAATGTATCTTTTGTGGTGCCGCATTCTCCTTATGTGAAGCAGAAATTGTTGGGTTGGATTCTACGCGTTTTAGTCTGGACTCCCCGACAAGCACATTGGAAATTATTGGGCTTTCATTATCTAGAG GGTTACGCAGGATTGCACTTACAAGGCGGTGATGAAGTGGAGATCTCAATATCTGCAGATCCTGAAACACCGGTAAAGAATTGGGCGATTGATCTGATTTACAAGGCTGATGAGATTCACAAGGCCACCGACACCTTGTACCAAGTGGTGTCAATTTAG
- the LOC131300527 gene encoding disease resistance protein RPV1-like isoform X3 — MDASWAEGCSSSSIPILPQRIYHVFVSFRGVDTRKNFTSHLFAALEDNGFRTFRDDKELKRGEYISDELAKAIEGSRMSLIVFSKDYAGSRWCLDELVRIMNCRETLKQIVVPIFYDVVPSKVRKQMGVLQRAFAEHEKHFREESDGKVEKWRVALTEAANLSGRHLLNEANGDEAELIKMIIKDVREKVNPTHLNVPYHQVGLELRVAKLNASLNKESNCVRIVAIWGMGGIGKTTIAKGLYNLIQHKFERSGFLANVRETLQRPNGLDELQKKLLSAILKRTHKVSNFHEGIEVIKKEAFSQKKVLLVLDDVDNVQQLEALAINRDFFAPGSRIIITTRDKSSLKILELGENEIYGPEKLDEDESLELFSWHAFKEDHPPEVHLDLSRQIGHYAGGLPLALEVLGSYFYGQSIPQWESAIAKLRKILDDDVQGKLNISLKISFDSLSEQLKKLFLDMACFFVGISRDFTVKILEGCNIFAEDGIRKLVDRCLIKYDHHDQIVMHDMIIDMAREIVRQESFEDPGKRSRLWYLDDVLEVLRDGTGTEAVKGLILNATNVQVNTKPLEKMDRLWYCEHILEVRRDGMGTEVVEGRLPDFNDPKDVQVNAKAFEKMNNLWLLHLDYVYLTAGYEHISKRLLWLSWKGFPLDCIPWNFSMEKLVALDLRYSSLKKVWNGNMNLGKLKFLYLGHCHYLTRTPDFSGLYSLEELLLNDCKSLVEVDESIRCLNKLVVLDMKNCTKLRKLPYGIWMLKYLKLLDLSGCSELGNLAVFKGPLHKLWCLFFSSWTMPRKGVSSFGFPLTPVQASGCLTELNLENCHLSHLPGEMGNLISLRTLHLTQNKLSILPDSICNLICLEHLSLDDNNLSHLPCGIGRLTSLKVLDLARNSLCTLPDTIDGLVSLMSLDIEENNICTIPDSVGNIPSLWDIRLNNCANLRSLPKLPTCRSVYAMCCPSLESLPLEFDQLGWWRADYSESNKLAENNYLTSLLKQLPKCKVES, encoded by the exons ATGGATGCCTCGTGGGCAGAAGGATGTTCTTCCTCTTCCATACCCATATTACCGCAAAGGATATACCACGTTTTTGTGAGTTTCAGAGGTGTCGATACTCGTAAAAACTTTACCAGCCATCTGTTTGCTGCTTTAGAGGACAATGGTTTTCGCACATTCAGGGACGACAAAGAGCTCAAAAGAGGAGAATATATTAGCGATGAGTTAGCGAAAGCAATTGAGGGCTCTAGAATGTCGTTAATAGTGTTCTCAAAAGACTATGCTGGGTCGAGGTGGTGCCTTGATGAACTTGTGAGGATCATGAATTGCAGGGAGACTTTGAAACAGATTGTCGTGCCCATCTTTTATGATGTTGTTCCATCTAAAGTGCGGAAGCAGATGGGGGTTCTTCAACGAGCATTTGCCGAGCATGAAAAGCATTTTAGAGAGGAATCGGATGGCAAGGTGGAAAAGTGGAGGGTAGCTCTTACTGAAGCTGCTAATTTATCAGGTCGGCACTTACTGAATGAGGCCAACGG AGATGAAGCTGAGTTAATTAAGATGATCATTAAAGATGTTAGAGAAAAAGTAAATCCAACACATCTAAATGTTCCATACCACCAAGTTGGACTAGAGCTTCGTGTTGCAAAGCTCAATGCATCGCTGAACAAGGAATCCAATTGTGTTCGCATTGTTGCCATATGGGGCATGGGTGGAATTGGCAAGACTACAATTGCAAAAGGACTGTATAATCTCATCCAACACAAGTTTGAACGTAGCGGTTTTCTTGCGAATGTCAGAGAAACTTTGCAGCGACCGAATGGTTTGGATGAGTTACAAAAGAAACTTCTTTCGGCTATATTAAAAAGAACTCATAAAGTAAGTAATTTTCATGAAGGCATTGAGGTTATAAAGAAGGAAGCTTTCAGTCAAAAAAAGGTTCTTCTTGTTCTGGATGACGTGGATAATGTCCAACAATTGGAGGCACTAGCCATAAATCGAGATTTCTTCGCTCCTGGAAGCAGAATCATCATAACAACAAGAGATAAGTCTTCGCTAAAAATTCTTGAATTGGGTGAGAATGAGATATATGGGCCAGAGAAATTGGACGAGGACGAATCCCTTGAGCTCTTCAGTTGGCATGCCTTTAAGGAAGACCACCCTCCAGAAGTCCATTTGGACCTTTCACGCCAAATTGGGCATTATGCTGGAGGGCTTCCGTTAGCTCTTGAAGTTTTGGGTTCCTATTTCTATGGCCAGAGCATACCTCAATGGGAAAGCGCAATagcaaaattaagaaaaattcttGATGATGATGTTCAGGGAAAACTTAACATAAGTCTTAAGATTAGTTTTGATTCACTAAGCGAGCAACTGAAGAAGTTGTTCCTTGATAtggcatgtttttttgttggaataaGTCGAGATTTTACAGTAAAAATATTGGAAGGCTGCAACATTTTCGCAGAAGACGGGATTCGGAAACTAGTCGATCGGTGTCTCATAAAATACGACCATCATGACCAAATTGTGATGCATGATATGATTATAGACATGGCCAGAGAAATCGTCAGGCAAGAATCTTTTGAGGATCCTGGAAAGCGTAGCCGATTGTGGTATCTTGACGATGTCCTCGAAGTTCTGAGAGATGGCACG GGAACTGAAGCAGTTAAAGGCCTCATCCTAAATGCTACAAATGTTCAAGTGAATACAAAGCCACTTGAAAAGATGGACAGACTGTGGTATTGTGAGCATATCCTTGAGGTTCGAAGAGATGGCATG ggAACTGAAGTAGTTGAAGGTCGCCTTCCAGACTTTAATGATCCAAAAGATGTCCAAGTGAATGCTAAGGcatttgaaaaaatgaacaACCTCTGGCTGCTTCATCTCGATTATGTCTATCTAACTGCTGGTTATGAACATATTTCTAAAAGGCTATTATGGCTAAGCTGGAAAGGGTTCCCTTTGGATTGTATACCTTGGAATTTTTCTATGGAGAAGCTAGTTGCTCTCGATTTGCGTTATAGCAGCCTGAAAAAAGTTTGGAATGGAAACATG AATCTGGGCAAACTGAAGTTCCTTTACCTCGGTCACTGCCATTACCTAACCAGAACCCCCGACTTCTCTGGACTCTACTCTCTTGAGGAACTGTTGCTTAATGATTGCAAAAGTTTGGTGGAAGTCGACGAGTCTATTAGATGTCTAAACAAACTTGTTGTCCTGGATATGAAAAACTGTACAAAACTTCGGAAGCTTCCCTATGGCATTTGGATGTTGAAATATCTCAAACTTCTTGACCTCTCTGGCTGTTCCGAGCTAGGAAACTTAGCTGTATTTAAAGGACCGCTGCATAAATTATGGTGCTTATTCTTCTCGTCTTGGACAATGCCAAGAAAGGGTGTGAGTTCTTTTGGGTTTCCACTTACCCCTGTCCAAGCCTCCGGTTGCTTAACGGAATTAAATCTGGAAAACTGTCATTTGTCCCATCTACCAGGTGAGATGGGGAATCTAATCTCATTACGGACTCTGCATCTTACCCAAAACAAGTTGAGTATCTTGCCGGATAGTATCTGTAACCTTATTTGCTTGGAGCATTTGAGTTTGGACGACAACAATCTATCACATCTGCCTTGTGGAATTGGGAGGTTGACCTCGTTAAAGGTTTTGGATCTTGCAAGAAACAGTTTATGTACCCTACCGGATACCATTGATGGGTTGGTCTCATTAATGTCATTGGATATTGAGGAAAATAATATTTGCACCATACCAGATAGTGTCGGTAACATTCCTAGCTTGTGGGACATCCGATTGAATAATTGTGCAAATCTCCGATCTCTTCCAAAGCTTCCAACATGTCGTTCTGTGTATGCAATGTGTTGCCCATCATTAGAAAGCCTGCCACTTGAATTTGATCAGCTAGGGTGGTGGAGGGCGGACTATTCGGAATCCAATAAATTAGCTGAGAACAATTATTTAACTAGTCTCTTAAAACAACTCCCCAAGTGTAAG gtCGAATCTTGA